The following proteins are co-located in the Tripterygium wilfordii isolate XIE 37 chromosome 2, ASM1340144v1, whole genome shotgun sequence genome:
- the LOC120013858 gene encoding elongation factor 1-alpha-like, with the protein MGKEKTHINIVVIGHVDSGKSTTTGHLIYKLGGIDKRVIERFEKEAAEMNKRSFKYAWVLDKLKAERERGITIDIALWKFETTKYYCTVIDAPGHRDFIKNMITGTSQADCAVLIIDSTTGGFEAGISKDGQTREHALLAFTLGVKQMICCCNKMDATTPKYSKARYDEIVKEVSSYLKKVGYNPDKIPFVPISGFEGDNMIERSTNLDWYKGPTLLDALDMINEPKRPSDKPLRLPLQDVYKIGGIGTVPVGRVETGVVKPGMVVTFGPTGLTTEVKSVEMHHEALLEALPGDNVGFNVKNVAVKDLKRGFVASDSKNDPAKGAASFTSQVIIMNHPGQIGNGYAPVLDCHTSHIAVKFAEILTKIDRRSGKELEKEPKFLKNGDAGMVKMIPTKPMVVETFSEYPPLGRFAVRDMRQTVAVGVIKSVDKKDASGAKVTKSAAKKK; encoded by the exons ATGGGTAAGGAGAAGACTCACATCAACATCGTGGTCATTGGCCATGTCGATTCTGGTAAGTCAACCACCACGGGGCACTTGATTTACAAGCTTGGTGGAATTGACAAGCGTGTTATTGAGAGGTTTGAGAAGGAAGCTGCTGAGATGAACAAGAGGTCATTCAAGTATGCCTGGGTGTTGGACAAACTCAAGGCTGAGCGCGAACGTGGTATCACCATTGATATTGCTCTGTGGAAGTTTGAGACCACAAAGTACTACTGCACTGTCATTGATGCTCCTGGACATCGTGACTTTATTAAGAATATGATCACTGGTACCTCACAGGCTGACTGTGCTGTCCTCATTATTGACTCAACCACTGGTGGTTTTGAAGCTGGTATTTCCAAGGATGGCCAGACCCGTGAGCATGCATTGCTTGCTTTCACCCTTGGTGTGAAACAAATGATCTGTTGCTGCAACAAG ATGGACGCCACAACCCCCAAATACTCCAAGGCTAGGTATGATGAAATTGTGAAGGAAGTTTCTTCCTACTTGAAGAAGGTTGGTTACAACCCTGACAAGATCCCATTTGTTCCCATCTCTGGTTTTGAGGGTGATAACATGATTGAGAGATCTACCAACCTTGACTGGTACAAGGGCCCAACCCTCCTTGATGCTCTTGACATGATCAATGAACCCAAGAGGCCCTCAGACAAGCCCCTCCGTCTTCCTCTTCAGGATGTTTACAAGATTGGTGGTATTGGAACTGTCCCAGTTGGACGTGTTGAGACTGGCGTCGTGAAGCCTGGTATGGTTGTGACCTTTGGTCCTACTGGACTCACAACTGAAGTTAAGTCTGTTGAGATGCACCATGAGGCTCTGCTGGAGGCCTTGCCTGGTGACAATGTTGGTTTCAATGTCAAGAACGTTGCTGTGAAGGATCTGAAGCGTGGTTTTGTTGCTTCTGACTCCAAAAATGATCCTGCTAAGGGGGCTGCCAGCTTCACCTCTCAGGTCATCATCATGAACCACCCTGGGCAGATTGGAAATGGCTATGCCCCGGTCCTTGATTGCCACACATCCCACATTGCTGTTAAGTTTGCTGAGATCTTGACTAAGATTGACAGGCGATCCGGTAAGGAGCTTGAGAAGGAgccaaaatttttgaagaatgGTGATGCAGGAATGGTGAAGATGATTCCAACCAAGCCTATGGTGGTGGAGACCTTCTCCGAGTACCCTCCTCTTGGTCGTTTTGCTGTGAGGGACATGCGCCAGACTGTGGCCGTGGGTGTCATCAAGAGTGTTGATAAGAAGGATGCATCTGGTGCCAAGGTCACCAAGTCTGCTGCTAAGAAGAAGTGA